DNA from Dokdonella koreensis DS-123:
GCGCGCCAGCAGCCGCTCGCGCAGCGCGGCCACCTCGGCATGGGTCGACAGCAGCACGGCGATGTCGCCCGGCCCCACGCGGCGGCCGTCGATGGCGTGATCGCCGCCGAGCAGTTCGGCGATGCGGTTGGCGCAATCGTCCAGTGCCAGCGCCTCCAGCCGGCCCTGCGCCTGCAATGCGCGCCCGCGCTCGTCGACGGCCTCGCCGCGGAACCGGTGGAACACCAGCGGTGCCGCCGCCGGGCGGCCGTCGATCGTGTAGGCGGCGCCGTCGGACCTGTCGGCGGAACGGACCGGCTGGTAGCGGATCGGCACGGTGCCGAAGCCCCCCGAGGTGTGCGCATAGAACGCATTGAGCGCCGCCACCAGGCGGCCGCTGGAACGGTGGTTGGTCGCCAGCGAGCAGCGCAGGCCGGCGCTGCGGCCGGCATCCAGGTAGGCGGCGATGTCGCCGCCACGGAACGCGTAGATCGCCTGCTTCGGGTCGCCGATCATCACCAGCCTGCCGCGCGCCGCGCCCGCGGCATCGCGATAGATGCGGTCGAAGATCGCGAACTGGCGCCGGTCGGTGTCCTGGAACTCGTCGACCAGGGCGGCCGGGAATGCCTCGAACAGCCGGTCGGCCAGCCGCGCGTCCGCATCGGCGCCGCAGAGCCGCTGGTACACCCGGTCGATCAGCATCGAGAAGGTCTGCACGCCGCGACGGCGTGCGCGCAGCGGCAGCTCGCGCTCGCAGAACGCATGCGCCTCGGCGCACAGCGCCGGAACCGCGTGCTCGCGCGCGGCGCGCAGCGCCTGGGCGGTGGCAGCCAGCAGCCGGATGCACGGTTGCTCGTCCAGGGCGAGCCGGCGTGCCTTGTTCTGCAAGGTCGCGCAGGCATCGCCGGCGATGCGTGCCAGCGCCGTGTCGTCCAGCGCCACCAGGTACCGGCTCGGCTGCGCGGCGCCGGCGATGCCCTCGATCACGGCACGGGCGGCCTTCCTGGTGCCGTTCCAGGCGATCGCATCGGCGTCGGCCAGCAGGTGCCGCAACGGCACCTGCAACGCCTGCGCATCGTCCAGGCGCTCCAGCCCGGCGCGCAGCGCCTCCAGGTCCGGCGGTGGCGGCGCCAGCAGGCGCGCTGGACCGGCGGCGCGGATGACCGCCACCGTATGCTTGAGGCCGTCCAGCCCCAGCGCCAGCATGCCGGCGATGCCCGGCTCGTCCTCCGCCGCGGTCAGCACGCGCTGCCGCCAGAAGTCCTCGACGCACTCGCCCGCCAGCGAGTCCTCGTCGACCAGCGGATCGCCAGCGAACGTCGCACCGCTCTCGAGCGGGTGGTCGCGCTGGATGCGCTGGCACAACGCATGGATCGTCGAGATCGGCGCGCGATCGATGTCCGCACGCGCCAGCCGGATCCGCCGCAGGCACTGGCGCAGCTTGGCCGCATCGACGGCCAGCGTCGCCAGATGCTCGGCCAGCGGATCATCGACGGGCAGCGGCTGGCCGGCCGCGATCCGCTCCAGGATGCGCTGCGCCTGGACCAGCCGCAGCCGCAGCCGCTCGCGCAGCTCCTGCGCCGCCGCGTCGGTGAAGGTCGCGACCAGGATCTGCTCGACGCCCAGGCCGGTCTCGAGCAGCAGGCGCAGGTAGATCAGGCCGATGTGATAGGTCTTGCCGGTCCCGGCGCTGGCTTCGATCAGCACGCGGCCGGCCAGCGGCATGCCGCGCCAGTCCAACGGGGCCAGCGGCTCGACCGCGCTCACGATGACGCTCCGTCCGGTCCGGCGCCGTCGTCGCGCAGCAGCACGCTGCGGTGCGGGTCGAGCACCGTGCAGATCGTCGCGACCGCGGCGGCGAACGCATCGCCCGCCGGCGTCGCCGGATCGAACAAGGCCAGTCCGCGCGCCAGCAGGCCGGCGTAGCCCGGCGCATAGTCGCGCTCGCCGCGTTGCCAGCCCGCATCGTCGCCCAGCCACTGGCGCTGCGCGCGGACCCGGCGTTCGCCAGGTACGGCACCGGCATGGGCCCAGGCGGTGCGCGGGAAGAACAGCAGCGGCCGTTCGCGGCGCGTCCGCCACAGCTCGACCAGCCGGCCGAGGCCCGCCTCCAGCTCGGCCGGCTGCTGCGCCAGGATCGCGGCCAGCAGCGGCGGGATGCCGGCACGTGGCCGCCCGCTCGGGCCACCTTCGACGAAGACCGCGCGCGCGGGCGGATCCGGCGCCAGCCGCAGCGCCGCCCACTCGACATACAGCGGCAGCAGGTCGCGAAAATCGGCCGGGCGCGCCGGCTGGGCGTCGAACAGCAGCAGCTCGCCGCCGGCGCTGCGAAACAGGCGCTGGCTGCGGCCGGTCAGGCGCCGCTCGCCGGCGAGCACGAGATCGACGGCGCGGGGTTCACGCGCCAGCGGCCCACCGCCGATGGCCTCGCGCGCCGCCTGCAGGGCGGCGACGGCGGCGGCACGCGCGGAGGCGTAGGTGCGCACGCCCGGCGCGCCCGCCGGCAGCAGTCCGGCGCGTGCCAGCCAGTCCGGTGCCGTGGTGGGGATCCCGGCGGCGTCTTCGGCCAAGGCATCGAATAGCAGCCGGCGATCGAAGCGATCCAGCGCGGCGACGCCGCTCTCGAGCGGCTCGTGATCGGGCCAGGCCGCCGCATCGGCGGCCGCCAGGCTGATGCCCGCGCCGCGCAGCAGCAGTTCGCGCGACGGGTCGCGCCAGTAGCGCACCAGCGCGGCCAGCGTCGCCTCCTCGTCGGGCTGCACCGGCAGCGCCGGCAGCGCGGCCAGGTCGAGGAACCGCGACTCCGGCGGTTGCGTCGCGGGCGGTGCCAGGTACGTCCGGTCATACGAGTACAGGCGCGCATCGTGCAGCGGCCGGCCCTCGGCGTCGCGCTCGTAGTAGCGCGGATCGAACGGCTGCAACGGATGCGTGACGCGCCACGGGCGGGCGGTCGCATCGTCCTCGGCCAGGCCGTGCGCCTCGTCGAGGAACAGCAGCAGCTCGGCCAGCGGCGCGGCCGGATTGCGCGGGCGGCCGTCGTGCACGCCGATGCCGACGTAGCTGACGTGCAGGCGCTGCCGCGCCGCCATCAGGGCTTCGAGGAACAGGTAGCGGTCCTCGCTGCGCGTATCGCGATCGCCGCGACGCGGATGCGCGGCCATGCGGTTGAGTCCCGAGTCGCCGCCGGCCCGCGGGAACTCGCCCTCGTTCATGCCGAGCAGGCAGACCATGCCGAACGGAATCGAGCGTTGCGGCACCAGGCCGCAGAACGTGACGCCGCCGAGCAGGAACGGCTGGCGCTCGGGCACCGCCTGCAACTGCCCGCGCAAGGCATCGCGGACCACGCGCCACGGCTGGGGCAGCGTCAGCTGCGCCTCGCGCGCCTGCGCGGCCAATGCGGCGACCTGCCGGCGCAGCGCGTCGATCGCCGCGACCTCGGCCGTGTCGGCCGGGTCCGGCAGGAACAGTGCATCGATGCAACCGAGCAGCCAGTCCCTCCAGCCCGCGAGCGGCCGCGGCACGGCCATCGCGTCGCGCAACCGCCGCAGTTCGCCGAGCAGGTGGTCGAGCTGGCCGAGCGCCTCGACCGCGCCGCCGCCGACACCGGCCAGCGGCAGCATGCCGTCGAGCAGGACGCGCTCGCCGTCGGCACCGAGCAGGAGCCCGGCATAGAGCCGGTCGAAGCCGAAGCGCCACGAGTTGGCGTCGATCGGCGCACCGCCGGCTTCGGCCTTGGCCGCGGCGTCCAGGCCCCAGGCGACGCGCGCACGGTGCAGCCATTTCTCGACCGCTTCGCGCCCGGCGGGATCGATCGCGAAGCGCCGCGCGATCGCCGGCACGTCGAGCAGGTCCATGACCTCGCTGACCGTGAACCGGCTTTCGGCCAGGTCGAGCAGGCCGTCGAACGCGGCGATCGACGGATGCTGGCGCGCCAGGCCGACATCCGAAAGATGCCAGGGGACGTGGTGCGGGTCGGCGCGATATTGTGCCGGCGCGCCGAACACCGCCGCGACGTACGGCGCATAGGCGGCGATGTCCGGCGCCATCACGACGATGTCGCAGTGCGCGAGCGCGGGATCGTCGGCCAGGGCGCGCAGGATCGCATCCTTGAGCACCTCCAGCTCGCGCAGCCGGGTGTGGCAGGCGTGCACGCGCAGGCTGGCGTCGTCGAGCGGCGGCAGACGACCGGCATCGCCCGCCAGCTCCGGCTGCAAACGGCGGATGCTCGCCTGCAGTCGCTCCAGCAGCGGCACGCCGGCGACATCGGCATCGTCCTCGTCGGCCGGATCGCGCTCCTCGATCGCGTCACCGTCGTCCAGCGCCAGGCAGAAGTCCTGCGCGATGCGGCCGAGCGCGACCAGCAGGGGATGGCCGACCTCGTAGTAGAGCGCGTCCGGATCGTCCTCCAGGCGCAGCAGGTCGCGCTGCCGCCGCAGCTCGGTCCAGTGCTCGCGGCACGGATCGGGAAAATACAGGTGCACCGGCTGGTGCACGGCCAGCGCGCGCAGCGCGGCCAGGACATCGGGCGGCAGGTGGCTGACGCCGAAGACGTGCAGCGGCCCCTGCCCGCCCGTGCCGCGCGCCAGGAGGCGCGCCAGCGGGGCCGCCCGCCGCGCGCGATGCGGCGCGGCGCCCGGCTGCAAGGCGCGCCACAACTGGGCCTGCCAATCGCCGGCGGCCTGGGGCGCGTCGGCTTCCCAGGCCAGGATCCAGTCGGCGCGGTAGATCAGGTACTGGGTATAGACACCGGCCAGGTGTTCGGCCAGCTGGAAGCTGCGGCGTGCCGCGTCGTCGCCTTCGAGGTAGGCGCGAATCGGTGCGGCGTCGATCTGCGGCAGCGCGGCCAGGATGCGCCAGCGCAGCACCTCGCCGTGCCAGGAGGCGCCGGGCGCTCCGCTCGCGCCGAGCAGCGCATCGGCGGTCCGCTCGAACCACTGCCACGGCAGCGGCATGTCGAAGTTGGCGGCGATGCCGTCGCCGCCGGCGTCCGGCCGCCGCGCGAACTCGCCGAGCAGCCAGCGCTTGAGACCGGGGTGCGCGACCAGCACCGTCTGCGGCCGCAGAGGATCGTCCGGTCGCTGGGCTTCCAGTTCGCGCGCGAGACGCTCGGCCAGGCGTTCGATGCGGCTGGCGCGATGGACGATCAGGCCGCTGCCGTTCCAGCTCATCGGCGGAGCGCTCGTTTCGCCGGACACCGCGACGGCATCCATGGTGTGACGGGCGATGCGGACGCGACGATCCACCGCCTCATCGGCACACATCCGTACCGGCCGCCGGCGCGCGCCGCGCACGCCGGCCGCGCGCCTGGCCCGGCGGCGCTGCCGACGCCGGATCATCCAGCGCCGCCACGCGATCGAGCAGCCCCCGATGGGCCAGCACCGCCGGCCATCCGCCCAGCGAGACCTCGATGCCGCCGTGCTCCAGGCGGATCAGCGTGGCGAGGCTGATGCACGCCTCGGCGGCCAGCGCGCGCTGGGTCCAGCCGCGCGCGAGCCGCGCCTGGCGGGCCAGCCCGCCCAGGTGACGGCCGGTGGCCAGGATCTGGGGACCGGCGAGACCGGCTTCTTTACGACGCATCGCTCGAATCGGGGTCGAAGCGGTGCGCGGAAAGTAGCATAGAAGCAATCTTGTGAAGAGGACCGCGCCGCGCCTCCACCGGCCAACGGACGACCGCCCCGTTCAGAGCTGGGCGATCCACTGCCTGACGATGCCGAGCACGGCGGCCTCGTGCGACGCCAGCTCCTCGGCGGACGCCAGTGTCAGCACGCAGCGATCGCTCGCGGGCCAGGCGAGCAGCCCCTCCGGATCGTCGATCGCGAACGCGCGGGTATTGCTCTTCGCCGTCGCACCCGTGTGCAGGATGAGCTGGATGTTCTTCGGCGGATACAGCCTGAAGGTCGCGAAGTGGTCGTCGAGCCTGAAGCTCGGTGCGTTCCACTTGATCGCCTCCGTGATGCGCCGGTCCAGCCCGAGAATCAGCGCGCGAAGGCGTTCGATGCCGGCCTTGTGCGGATGATCCAGCGTCGCCAGCAGCTCCGTCACGCACCCGGCGCCCGCGGCCTTGGGTTTGAGCGTTGCCATCGTGCGATGCCCTCTTGCGTCGATGCCCGGTCGTGCGAACCCGGACCCGCGGTGTTCGAAACGCGAACCCCGAGGTGCCTCGAGCGGGCACCCCGGGTTCGCTCCCTGCGTCGTGCCGAAGCCTCAGCCGGCCAGCGCCGCGGCCAGCTTCTCGAACGACTGGCGCCAGCCGGTATCGGCATGGGGAGCCATCATCTCGGTGTACGGACCGTCGATCAGGACGACCCGGGTGCGTTCCGGGCCTTCGGCATGGAACTCGATGCGCGTGATGGTGCGCTCCACCAGTCCCATCTGGGGCTGCGGATCGGACGACAGCACCAGCAGCTCCGGCGCCTTGATCTCCAGCACGCGGGGTGAGTCGGGAAACTCCGCGCCCACGGCGACGCCCATGCCGGCCGCGATCGCGGGATCGTCGAGCACCATGATCTTGTGGTGGCGGCCGCCCACCTGCGGCTCGATCACCAGCCGGTCCCGCGGCGTGTGGAAGCCATCCGGTCCCCACCACAGCGCGATCAGTTCGGGATCCACGAAGGCCTGGAACACCCGCTCGCGCGGCGCCGGGAAGACGCGCGTGATTTCGAGGATGCGACGGGCCTGATCGGTGGGCTGCGGTCGATTCATGTCCTATCTCCTGTCTGGCTTGCGTCGAGGTCCACGCGCGCGATGCGGCTTCGCATCCCCGGCGTGGTCCGGGATCGGCTCGTGCTTGCGCAGCGCCTGCGCCTCCAACAGGGCGCCGAGGCGATCGAGGCGTCCCTCCCAGAGGGCGCGGCGGCTGGCGATCCAGCGCTCGGCCTGCAACAGGCCCCGCGGATCGAGCTGGCAGGTGCGAACGCGCCCGACCTTGCGTGTCGTCACCACGCCGCAGTCCTCCAGCACCTGCAGGTGCTGTGCAACTGCAGCCAGGCTCATCGGCAGCGGGCGCGCCAGCTCGCTGACCGCAGCCGGCCCCTGGCTCAGCCGCTCGATCAGTTCGCGGCGGGTACCGTCGGCGAGCGCGTGGAAAAGACGATCGATGGTGGCGGATTGCTCAAGCATTGACTTGAGTATTGCGGCGGCGCCACCGGATAGTCAAGTGCGTACTTTAGTGATGCCGTTGCCGCCCCTGGGTATCGGACGACCCGGGCAGCCCCGTCGCGCTGGCGGAGGTCGTGGCGTGCGCCACGCGTGGGTCAGGAGCCACTGCCGTCGTGCGCATCGCCACCGGCCGCCGGCGTGGCGCTCGCCGGCGGCGACGCCGTGTACCGTGCTTGCGCGCGCCCCAGCCAGAGGCCCAGCGCGGCCCAGACCAGCGCCAGCGGCACGACCACGCTGACCAGTCCACCCAACGCCAGCCCGAGTCGGCCGAGTGCACCTTCGGTCTGCGCACCCACGACGTCGCCGGCGCGGTAGATGAAGGTGTCCACGAAAGCCTTGGCCTTGTACTTGTCCTCGCGGCCGACCACGGTGAACAGCGCCTCGCGCGCCGGCCGGGTGATGCCGCGCTGCACGGCGCGATTGGCCGCCTCCAGCAGGATCAGCACCACGAACGAGCCGTAGATCGCCAACCCGATGAAGCCGAGCGCGGTAGCCACCGGCAGGATCGCCAGCGCCACGCCGAGGCCGAAGCGCTTGATGATCTTTCCGGTCAGGGTGAACTGCAGGACCAGCACCGCGACCTGCGTCCACATGTCGATGTTGCCGAGGATCGCCGCGCGTGCGTCCGTGCTGTCCGACACCGCTGCGACCATCTGCAGGCGGGTGAAGTAGATGAACGTCGCCAGGACCGTCATCAGCAGGATGTATCCGGCGATGCCGGTCAGATAGGACGACCGGAACACCGCCCGCAGGCCCGCCCAGGCACTGCCGCCGATGCGCTCGGCCTCGCTCGCCAATCCGGCCGTGGCGGCGGGCGCGTCGGGGCCGGTCCGGTCAGGCGCCAAACGCACGAGCAGCCAGGCCATGACCAGGGCGATCAGCAGGAATCCGCCGGCGACCAGAAGCAGGTTGGGCGTACCCAGCGGCTGGGCCAGTTGCGCGGTGAGCCACGGTCCGAAGATCGCGCCGAGCGTGCCGCCGACCGAGATCAGGGCGAAGAAGCGCTTGCCTTGATCGCTGGTGAAGCGGTCGGCCAGCAGCGCCCAGAACACCATCGTCACGAACAGATTGAATACGCTGAACCAGACGTAGAACACCTGGCCGCTGCGCTGGCCTACCGCGCCGGGCGCGAACATCAGCAACGCCCAGAAACCCACCAGGCTCAGCACGAAGAAGCCGTAGGTCGCGCCGATGAACTGCAATCGCCGCAGGCGACTGACTAGCCAGCCGTACAGCGGGTTTACCGCCAGCGTGACCAGAGCCGTGCCGATGAACAGCCATCGGATACTCTCGATGCCGCGCTCCATGCCCAGCGCATCGCGCGCCGGCCGCAGCAGCATCAGTGCGGTCAGCACGCAGAAGAAGAACAGCGCCACGATCAGTACCGGCCCGATCTCCTCGCGGCGGAGGTTGAACAGGGTCTGCAGCAGGCGTGGACGGTGCGGGGCGGATGTCGTGGTTTGGTTCATGGGAGAGGTTCCTGGCTCGAAGCACGCCGGTGCCCGGTCCGACAGCGGAAGATCGGGACGCGCGGCGGCGACGGCGGCGCGTGATCAGCGGACGGGAGACGGGAACCGCGTGCCGCTGAGTTCTTCGCTGACCACCCACAGCTGGGCGGCTGCTCGGGTATCCGCCGCCGCGGGGGGCACCTTGGCGAAGCCGAGCGGACCACGCGCTTCCATCATGCCGGTAGGCCCGTAGTAGGCCCCGCCCTGCGCATCCTGCGCGGTGGCAGCATACAGCGTCGGCAATGCGCCCCGCGCGGCCGGCTGGAACAGAAACGACAGGTTGCGACGGACGAACCCCGATACGCCGCCGCGATTGGCCAGCAGGTTGGTGCGCGAGACGCCCGGATGGGACGCGATGCTCCGGAGGCCCCAGCCTGCCGCATCGCTGCGGCGTTGCAGTTCAAGGGCGAACATCAGGCAGGCCAGCTTCGATTGGCCGTAGGCGGCAGCCGGATCGTAGGCGTGTTCGAATTGCAGATCCGGGAAGTTGATGGCCGCGCCACCGCGGGCGGCGGCGATGCTGGACAAGGTGACCACGCGGGGGGCATCGGCCTTCTGCAACAGCGGCAGCAACTGCCCGGTCAGGGCGAAATGGCCCAGGTAGTTGACGGCGAACTGCATTTCGAACCCGTCCGCCGACGTGCCCCGCTCCGGCGGCTCCATGAGCCCCGCATTGTTGATCAGGCCGTCGAGGCGCGGCAGCGTCGCCGAGAGGCGCTCGCTCAGCCTGTGGACCGAGGCCAGGTCGGCCAGGTCGAGCGATTCGAAGCGCACCTGTGCGCCGGGTGTTTCCTGCCGGATGCTGGCGATCGCTTCCTCGCCTTGCGCCGGATTGCGCGCCGCGATCAGGACCTGCGCACCGGCGGCCGCCAGGGCCTTGGCGCTTTCGTATCCGATGCCGCTGGTTCCGCCCGTGACCAGGAAGATGCGCCCCTCCTGGGAAGGCATGTCGGCCAGGCTCCAATCCGGCTTGGGCCGTCCCTGCACCATCGAACCGTCCGCCGCGCATGCGGAGAGGAACAGCGCGCCCAGGGCGGCGAGACAGCTTCGCCACCGGGAATACAGGGGGCGCGCTTTGGCGTCCGGAGTCGCAACGCCGGCGAAGACCGTGGTACTGCCATATCGAGAGGGAGTTGCGGACGCTGTGCGCTGGGTCATGCTCTTTGCCTGGCTGGGGGAAGGAAGTAAGCTAGGTGCATAAATAAATGCATCAGGTGCAATAATTTATTGCACTAAGTGCAAATATGCAAGAGGCCATCCAAGAATGTCGGAAATCCTTCCCCGCACGGGCGTTGCGCCCACAGAAGGCTTGCGGGAGCGCAAGCGCCGCGAGACACAGCAACGCATCGCCGAGGTCGGCCAGCGCCTGTTCCTCACCCAGGGTTACGACAGCACGACGCTGGACGCGATCGCGGCAGAGGCCGGCATCTCGCGTCGCACCTTCTTCTCGTACTTCAAGTCGAAGGACGACATCATCCTGTTCTGGATGGACGCCGGTTTGGCCAGCCTGATTGCGGACCTGCTGAAGACCTCGCCTGACGTGCCGCCGCTCGATGCCGTTCGCGACATCATGGTCAAGCACATCGCGAGCAGTACCACCGAGCAGATGACCGCCATCGACAATCTCATGCTGTCGAGAGAGTCGCTGCTTGCGCGCAAGCAGGCGTACTACGCGGAGCAGGAGCAGGCGCTCTTCAAGGCGCTGTGCGAGGTCTGGCGGCAGCCCGAGCGCCGTCCGGCGCTGCGGATGGTGGCGATGGTGTCCATCGGCGCGATGAAGGTCGCGCTCCAGGCTTGGAGGGAACAGACCGGTCCGCGAAAGCCCGCGGCCAGGTTCCTGCGGGATGCCTTCGACAGTCTGAAATCCGAGCTTTGACCGCGCACGCGGATCGAAGCGGGATCGAAGGGGGCCGAGCCCCGTGCCGGCTGCGCTGTCTGGTCGCAAGCGTGCGCTCAGGGCGACGGGCCGACGATCCGTTGACCTGAAGGCGCGGGAGCCCGACGTGATCGCGGTCGCGCCTCACTGCATCGCCCCCGGGATGGAGACACGGAAGGCCGGAAACGAAAAAGCCACCCGAAGGTGGCTCTTTCGATGTTTCGACCCGCTACGGTTCCGTAGCTGGGCGCATCAGTCAACCGAAACGCAACCGGCTGATTTTACTGCTAAAATGGCGCGCCCGGAGAGATTCGAACTCCCGACCACCAAGTTCGTAGCCTGGTACTCTATCCAACTGAGCTACGGGCGCATGAAACGAAAAACATCCCTCGAACGTTCTTGAAGGCCGCGGCGCCGCCGCGACCCGCCGCTCGACGGGGCGCGAATTATTCTTCGTACGCGGCGATTCGTCAACACCTCGTCATGAATTGACCGCGCGCCGCCGCACAGTGTTCGTCCATCGTGAGCGCGGCCGCGCAGGCGATCGCGCATGCACGCATGGATCGATCCGGACGGATCGACGACAATCGCGCGCCCTCATCGCCAAGGCCGTGCCGACATGACCTACCCCGCCCAGCAACGCCTCGAGTCCGAGCTCGAATCGATCCGCGAACAAGGCCTCTACAAGGCCGAGCGCGTGATCGCCACGCCGCAGTCGGCGGCGATCCGCACCACCGACGGGCGCGAGGTGCTCAATTTCTGCGCGAACAACTACCTCGGCCTCGCCGACGACCCGCGCATCATCGCCGCCGCCAAGAACGCGCTGGACACGCACGGCTTCGGCCTGGCCAGCGTGCGATTCATCTGCGGCACGCAGGACCTGCACAAGCAGCTCGAGGCGACGATCTCGCGCTTCTTCGGCACCGAGGACACGATCCTCTACACCAGCTGCTTCGACGCCAACGGCGGGCTGTTCGAGACCGTGCTCGGCGAGGAGGACACGGTGATCTCCGATGCCCTCAACCATGCCTCGATCATCGACGGCATCCGCCTGTGCAAGGCCGAGCGGCGCCGCTACGCCAACGGTGACATGGCCGAGCTGGAGCGCCACCTGCAGGAAAGCCAGGGGCGGCGCACGCGTCTGGTCGCCACCGACGGCGTGTTCTCGATGGACGGCTACATCGCCAAGCTCGACGAGATCGTCGCGCTGAAGAAGAAATACGGCGCGCTGCTGATGGTCGACGATTCGCACGCGACCGGCTTCGTCGGCCCGACCGGCCGTGGCTCGGCCGAGCTGCACGGGGTGATGAGCGAGGTCGACGTCTTCACCTCGACGCTCGGCAAGGCGCTCGGCGGCGGCTCCGGCGGCTTCACCACCGGCCGCAAGGCGATCATCGACCTGCTGCGCCAGCGCTCGCGACCGTACCTGTTCTCCAACACGCTGCCGCCGCCGCTGGTCGCCGCCTCGATCGAGGTGTTCGAGATGCTCTCGGCGTCGACCGCGCTGCGCGACCGCGTCGACGACAACGCACGCCACTTCCGTCAGCGCATGAGTGAGGCGGGCTTCGACCTCAAGCCCGGCAACCACCCGATCGTCCCGGTGATGCTCTACGACGCCAAGCTCGCGCAGCGCTTCGCCGCCGAGCTGCTGGAAGAAGGCATCTACGTGATCGGCTTCTTCTTCCCGGTGGTGCCGCAGGGCCAGGCGCGCATCCGCACGCAGATGAGCGCCGCGCACACGCGCGAGCAGATCGACCAGGCGGTGGACGCGTTCATCCGCGTCGGCCGCCGGCTCGGCGTGATCGCGGCCTGACGCCCCGCTACTGGCCGGTGGCGCCGCGGCGCGCCGGCCGGCTCAGCCGCGCTCGCGCCAGCCCGAGGTGATCGGGTAGCGGCGCTCGCGGCCGAACGCACGGCGCGAGACCTTCGGGCCGGGCGCCGCCTGGTGGCGCTTCCACTCGTTGACGCGCACCAGGCGCAGCACGTGGTCGACGGTGGCCGGGTCGAAGCCGGCGTCGACGATGTCCTGGCGCGACTGCTCCTGGTCCACGTAGCGGAACAGGATCGCGTCGAGGACGTCGTACGGCGGCAGCGAGTCCTGGTCGGTCTGGTTCTCGCGCAGCTCGGCCGATGGCGGCCGGTCGATCACCGCCTGCGGGATCACCGGCGCGCCGCCGATCGTGTTGCGCCAGCGCGCCAGCGCGAACACCTCGGTCTTGTACAGGTCCTTGATCGGCGCATAGCCGCCGCACATGTCGCCGTAGATGGTCGCGTAGCCGACCGCGTACTCGCTCTTGTTGCCGGTGGTCAGCAGCAGGCCGCCGAACTTGTTGGCCAGCGCCATCAGGATCGTGCCGCGGCAGCGCGACTGCAGGTTTTCCTCGGTCAGGTCGGCCGCGCGGCCGGCGAACAGCGGCGCCAGCGCCTGCACGAAGCCGTCGAACGGCGCGCCGATCGGCACCGTCTCCAGGCGCACGCCCTGCGCGCGCGCCTGCTCGGCGGCCAGGTCGTTGCTCTGGCCGGAGGTGTAGCGCGACGGCAGGCGTATCGCGGTGACGTTGCCGGCGCCGA
Protein-coding regions in this window:
- the recC gene encoding exodeoxyribonuclease V subunit gamma; protein product: MSWNGSGLIVHRASRIERLAERLARELEAQRPDDPLRPQTVLVAHPGLKRWLLGEFARRPDAGGDGIAANFDMPLPWQWFERTADALLGASGAPGASWHGEVLRWRILAALPQIDAAPIRAYLEGDDAARRSFQLAEHLAGVYTQYLIYRADWILAWEADAPQAAGDWQAQLWRALQPGAAPHRARRAAPLARLLARGTGGQGPLHVFGVSHLPPDVLAALRALAVHQPVHLYFPDPCREHWTELRRQRDLLRLEDDPDALYYEVGHPLLVALGRIAQDFCLALDDGDAIEERDPADEDDADVAGVPLLERLQASIRRLQPELAGDAGRLPPLDDASLRVHACHTRLRELEVLKDAILRALADDPALAHCDIVVMAPDIAAYAPYVAAVFGAPAQYRADPHHVPWHLSDVGLARQHPSIAAFDGLLDLAESRFTVSEVMDLLDVPAIARRFAIDPAGREAVEKWLHRARVAWGLDAAAKAEAGGAPIDANSWRFGFDRLYAGLLLGADGERVLLDGMLPLAGVGGGAVEALGQLDHLLGELRRLRDAMAVPRPLAGWRDWLLGCIDALFLPDPADTAEVAAIDALRRQVAALAAQAREAQLTLPQPWRVVRDALRGQLQAVPERQPFLLGGVTFCGLVPQRSIPFGMVCLLGMNEGEFPRAGGDSGLNRMAAHPRRGDRDTRSEDRYLFLEALMAARQRLHVSYVGIGVHDGRPRNPAAPLAELLLFLDEAHGLAEDDATARPWRVTHPLQPFDPRYYERDAEGRPLHDARLYSYDRTYLAPPATQPPESRFLDLAALPALPVQPDEEATLAALVRYWRDPSRELLLRGAGISLAAADAAAWPDHEPLESGVAALDRFDRRLLFDALAEDAAGIPTTAPDWLARAGLLPAGAPGVRTYASARAAAVAALQAAREAIGGGPLAREPRAVDLVLAGERRLTGRSQRLFRSAGGELLLFDAQPARPADFRDLLPLYVEWAALRLAPDPPARAVFVEGGPSGRPRAGIPPLLAAILAQQPAELEAGLGRLVELWRTRRERPLLFFPRTAWAHAGAVPGERRVRAQRQWLGDDAGWQRGERDYAPGYAGLLARGLALFDPATPAGDAFAAAVATICTVLDPHRSVLLRDDGAGPDGASS
- a CDS encoding helix-turn-helix domain-containing protein; protein product: MRRKEAGLAGPQILATGRHLGGLARQARLARGWTQRALAAEACISLATLIRLEHGGIEVSLGGWPAVLAHRGLLDRVAALDDPASAAPPGQARGRRARRAPAAGTDVCR
- a CDS encoding DUF1801 domain-containing protein, with translation MATLKPKAAGAGCVTELLATLDHPHKAGIERLRALILGLDRRITEAIKWNAPSFRLDDHFATFRLYPPKNIQLILHTGATAKSNTRAFAIDDPEGLLAWPASDRCVLTLASAEELASHEAAVLGIVRQWIAQL
- a CDS encoding SRPBCC family protein, which translates into the protein MNRPQPTDQARRILEITRVFPAPRERVFQAFVDPELIALWWGPDGFHTPRDRLVIEPQVGGRHHKIMVLDDPAIAAGMGVAVGAEFPDSPRVLEIKAPELLVLSSDPQPQMGLVERTITRIEFHAEGPERTRVVLIDGPYTEMMAPHADTGWRQSFEKLAAALAG
- a CDS encoding ArsR/SmtB family transcription factor is translated as MLEQSATIDRLFHALADGTRRELIERLSQGPAAVSELARPLPMSLAAVAQHLQVLEDCGVVTTRKVGRVRTCQLDPRGLLQAERWIASRRALWEGRLDRLGALLEAQALRKHEPIPDHAGDAKPHRARGPRRKPDRR
- a CDS encoding NTP/NDP exchange transporter, producing MNQTTTSAPHRPRLLQTLFNLRREEIGPVLIVALFFFCVLTALMLLRPARDALGMERGIESIRWLFIGTALVTLAVNPLYGWLVSRLRRLQFIGATYGFFVLSLVGFWALLMFAPGAVGQRSGQVFYVWFSVFNLFVTMVFWALLADRFTSDQGKRFFALISVGGTLGAIFGPWLTAQLAQPLGTPNLLLVAGGFLLIALVMAWLLVRLAPDRTGPDAPAATAGLASEAERIGGSAWAGLRAVFRSSYLTGIAGYILLMTVLATFIYFTRLQMVAAVSDSTDARAAILGNIDMWTQVAVLVLQFTLTGKIIKRFGLGVALAILPVATALGFIGLAIYGSFVVLILLEAANRAVQRGITRPAREALFTVVGREDKYKAKAFVDTFIYRAGDVVGAQTEGALGRLGLALGGLVSVVVPLALVWAALGLWLGRAQARYTASPPASATPAAGGDAHDGSGS
- a CDS encoding SDR family oxidoreductase, which codes for MTQRTASATPSRYGSTTVFAGVATPDAKARPLYSRWRSCLAALGALFLSACAADGSMVQGRPKPDWSLADMPSQEGRIFLVTGGTSGIGYESAKALAAAGAQVLIAARNPAQGEEAIASIRQETPGAQVRFESLDLADLASVHRLSERLSATLPRLDGLINNAGLMEPPERGTSADGFEMQFAVNYLGHFALTGQLLPLLQKADAPRVVTLSSIAAARGGAAINFPDLQFEHAYDPAAAYGQSKLACLMFALELQRRSDAAGWGLRSIASHPGVSRTNLLANRGGVSGFVRRNLSFLFQPAARGALPTLYAATAQDAQGGAYYGPTGMMEARGPLGFAKVPPAAADTRAAAQLWVVSEELSGTRFPSPVR